The Microbacterium forte sequence ACGACAACACCGCGAAGAGTCTCTTCCAGCAGATCCAGAACCAGTTCAAGGACGTAGGCATCGAGCTGGCGCTGAACGAGCTCGACTACTCGACCTACTGGGCGACCGCCTTCGCAGACCCCGAAGTCGGACCGCTGCGGGTGGGATGGCCGCACCCGGACGCCTCGAAGGGTCTCAGCGAGTACTACGGCTCGGCAGGCTCGGATCTGCTCGGCCTCGCCGGGTCCGACCAGACCCTGCAGTCGCTGCTGGACTCGCAGTATGCCGCGACCGACGATGAGGCCCGGACGGCGATTCTCGGACAGATCCAGGACTATCTGATCGATCAGGCGTACGTGGTCCCGATCCTGAACGACAGCCAGGTGTACGTCACCCAGCAGCACGTGAAGGGCTTCCGCCTCACGGACGGCGCTCTGCCGGAGTTCTACAACGCCTCGATCGAGGACTGACCCGACGGGAGGGCGCCGCGCGCGACGCCCTCCCGTCGGAACGCCCGATGGCCGCAAGGAGGCCCGAATGCAGTACCGCACCTACGTCGTCCGCCGCATCGCGCAGGCGCTGCTCGTGATCGCTCTCGTCTACACCCTCGTGTTCTTCGCGCTCTTCGTACTCCCCGGCGATCCGATCGAGAACAAGCTCATCAGCCCGCTCAATCCGCTGCCGCCGTCCGCGGCAGAGGCGTTGCGGGCGTACTATCACTTCGACCTCTCACCCGTGGAGCAGTTCTTCCTGGCCGTGAGCCGTCTCTTCCAGGGCGATCTCGGATTCTCGCTCGTCAGCAACCGGCCCGTGTCGGAACTCGTGGCCCAGGGGCTCTCCGACACGATCGTCCTCGCCGCGATCGCCTTCGTCTTCACGATCGTGATCGCGTTGGCGACCGCCCTGGTCGCCGTGTACGCGCCCTGGAAGGCCGTGCGCAGTTTCGCGAGCGCCCTGCCGATCGCCTCCATCTCGGCACCGAGCTTCCTCATCGGCTTCGTGCTCCTCGCGGTCTTCTCGTTCCAGCTCGGCTGGGTCTCGTCGGTGCGCGATGAGGGATTCGTGTCGTATGTGCTCCCGGCGCTCACGCTCGCCCTCGCGGTGAACGGGCCGCTGTCGCAGGTGCTCATCCAAGGTCTGCGCAAAGCGGCCGACGAGCCGTTCGTCACGGTGCTCCGCGCCAAAGGGCGCAGCGAGTCGAGGATCGCGCTCGGACACGTGCTCAAGAACGGGGCGATCCCGTCGATCACGATGCTCGCTCTGATCGTGGGAGAGCTTCTCGCCGGTGCGGTGATCGTCGAAGCCGTCTTCACACGCACCGGGCTCGGGTTCATCACGTTCGAGAGCGTCCGCGATCAGGACACGCCCGTGGTGCTGGCGGTCGTGATCCTCATCTCCGCCATCTACGTCGGCATCAATCTGATCACCGACCTGCTCTACCCGATCCTCGATCCTCGCATCGTCACCCCCGGCCGGGTGACCGCGCAGTCGAGACGGCGGTCAGCCGCCGCGGACGGTCGCAGTCGTCCGCTCGGCCCGTCGTCGTCCGCCCCCGTCCAGGAAGAGAGCGTGCTCGCATGACGACTGCACTCGACAGACTCCCCGCCTCCGTCCACGACACCGTGGACGTCGAGCCGAGTGCCTTCCGTCGCCTCACCGCCCGGCTCGGATTCGGCGACCTCCTGGCGCTCCTCGTCCTCGCTCTCGTGCTGCTCTCGGTGCTCGCGCCGGGACTCCTGGCGCCCTACGACCCGCTCGCACCTGACGATGCGAATCCACTCGCCGCACCGTCCGCAGCGCATTGGTTCGGCACCGACTACCTCGGCCGCGACGTGCTGTCGAGGATCGTACACGGCACCGGTCGGACCCTGCTCGGCTCCGCGGTCGCCGTCCTCATCGGCCTCGGCGTCGGCACCGTGCTCGGTCTGATCGCCGCCTCGTTCGCCGGGATCGTCGACGCGGTGATCAGCCGGATCGTCGACGTTCTCCTGTCGATCCCGGGCCTGCTGCTCGCGATGGTCGTGATCGTCGCGCTGGGCTTCGGCACACTCAACGCTGCCGTCGCCGTCGGTATCTCCTCGATCGCGGCCTTCACCCGCATCATGCGCTCCGAGGTGCTGACCGTGAAGGACCTGCCGTTCGTCGAGGCGAGCCATCACCTCGGCGGGTCACGCCTCCACGTCCTCATCAGGCATGTGCTGCCGAACTCGTACTCGGCCGTGCTGTCGCTCACGGCACTGCAGTTCGGTCTCGCGATCATCTGGATCTCCGGGCTCAGCTTCCTCGGTTACGGCGCGCCGCCACCCGAGCCCGAATGGGGATTGCTGGTCTCGGAGGGGCGCCAGTACGTGGTCTCCTCGCCGTGGCTCGTCATCGTGCCCGGACTCGTGATCGGCGTCACCGTACTCGCCATCAGTCGCCTCAGCCAGCTCTCCCGTGGAAGGACCGCAGCATGACCGGCACTACCCACCCGCACCTGGCTCAGCATCTCGGTGGCCAGGCCGCCCCCGGCCTCCATGCCGTGCCCGAGAGGCCGCTGCCGCTCGTGGTCGATTCCCTCGCCGTCGGGTACTCGGTGCCCGGTTCGCGCCGACCGCTGCGGAGTGTGAGCGAGATCTCGTTCGAGGTCGGTCGCGGTGAGACGGTCTCGCTGGTCGGCCAGTCGGGCTCGGGCAAGAGCACGATCGCTCGCGCGGTCGCCGGGCTCCTCCCCGTGAACGGCCGGGTGACCTCAGGGCGCATCCAGGTCGCGGGCCACGACGTCGCACAGAGGTCGAGCAGGCAGTGGCGTCCGCTGCGCGGCACGACCCTCGGCTTCGTCCCGCAGGATCCGCTCAGCTCACTCGACCCGCTGCAGCGCATAGGCACCCAGATCGCACAGGCCGTCGCCGTATCGGGAGAGGTCGCGAGGGTCGACGTGCCCTCGAAGGTCGTCGAGCTGCTCGAGCACGTCGGCATCCGTGACGCCGCGTCGCGGGTCAGGGCGTACCCGCATGAGCTCTCCGGTGGCCAGCTGCAGCGCGTGCTCATCGCGATCGCGATCGCCGCGAGCCCGCAGCTGCTCATCGCAGACGAGCCGACCTCTGCGCTCGACGTGACAGTGCAGCGCCGCATTCTCGATCTCCTCGACGGGCTCCGCGACGAGCTGGGCCTCGGCATCCTGTTCATCACCCACGATCTCGCGCTCGCGCAGGAGCGCAGCGACGCGATCGTGGTGCTGCAGGACGGCGAGATCCGCGAGCAGGGGCGCGCCGACGAGGTGCTGTCCGACCCGCGGCATCCGTACACGATCCGCCTGCTCTCGGATTCACCGGCGTCCTCGCCGCTTCGGTACCGGGATCGGATCGCGCAGAGGGACACCCGACGCGAGACCTCGGATGCCGGTGCGGAGCGGGAAGCCGTGGTCGAGGTCGCCGGGGTCTCCAAGCGGTATGGTCGCGACCCGGATGCGCCGAAGGCGCTCGACGACGTCTCGCTGACTCTCCGACGCGGCAGCATCCATGCGCTGGTGGGCGAATCCGGATCGGGAAAGTCGACCCTCGCGCGCATCGCCGCTGGACTGACGTCGTTCGACGACGGTGCAGTAGCCGTCGCCGGTCGCGACCTGCCGCAGACCCCGTCGGTCGCCAATCCGTTCGCGCGGCAGCTGCAGCTCGTCTACCAGAACCCGCTGTCGGCAGTGGATCCGCGCTCGACGATCAGGCAGATCATCGAGGAGCCGCTGCGCATCCACGGGGTGCGCTCGGCCGTCGAGCGACGGCGCCGCGTCGCCGAGATCATCGATCAGGTGGCTCTGCCGGCGAGTTCGCTCGGACGACGTGCACGCGAGGTGTCCGGCGGGCAGCGTCAGCGCGTGGCGCTCGCGAGGACCCTGGTGATCGCGCCGTCCGTGCTCGTGCTCGACGAGCCGACATCGGCGCTCGACGTCTCGGTTCAGGCGCAGGTCATCGAGCTGCTGCTCGACCTGCGCGACGAGCGCGACCTCAGCTACCTGTTCATCTCGCACGACCTCGGACTGATCCGCCAGATCGCCGACGAGGTCACGGTGCTGTCGGACGGACGCGTCGTCGAGACGGGGTCGGCGGACATCGTGCTCGAGCATCCGCACCACGAGTACACCCGGGAGCTGCTCGACGCCGTGCCGCGCTTCGACACCGCTCGATCCGAGGAGGCCCGACTGGAGCGGGTCGGATGAGCCCGCAGGAACGGGCGGGGGCGACGGAGCGGGCGTCCGCTCAGGATGTCGATGCTCTGATCGCCGAGGCCGACGCCGCGTCGGTCGACGGCTGGGACTTCGGATGGATCGACGGCCACGCGACGGAGCAGCGTCCGACGTGGCGCTTCTCGGAGCTGCTCGCTCGGCGCATCGCCGTGGTCCCCTCTCTCCTCGACCTGGAGACCGGGGGTGGCGAGGTCCTCGACACGGCACCCACGCTCCCGCCGCTCGCCGCGGCGACCGAGTCCTGGCCACCGAACCTCACGCGCGCCGCCGCGCGTCTGCAGCCGCGCGGAGTGGTCGTCGTCCGCGTGACGGAGGGGCAGCCCCTGCCGTTCGCGGACGACAGCTTCGCTCTGGTCTCGAGTAGGCATCCGGTGGCCGTCGACTGGGCGGAGGTCTCGAGGGTGCTCGCACCCGGCGGCAGCTACCTCGCGCAGCACGTCGGGCCGGCGAGCGCGTTCGAGCTCGTCGAGGAGTTCCTCGGGCCGCAGCCCACGGAGATCCGCAGTCGCCGAGACCCCGAAGTCGAGGCGTCGGAGGCGAGGGCGGCCGGTCTCGACGTCGTCGATCTGCGCACGGAGCGCCTGCGTATCGAGTTCCACGACGTCGGCGCGATCGTGTGGTTCCTGAGAAAGGTGATCTGGCTGGTGCCGGGCTTCGACTCCGCTTCGCACCGCGAGCGTCTGCAGAGTCTGCACGAGCGGCTGCAGGAGGGCCCGTTCGTCGCTCACTCGTCTCGCACGCTCATCGAGGCCCGGAAGCCGCGGCGCTGACTCTCCGTGAAGGAGTCGTCACACATGTGGAGCTCGCGGAGGGTCGGTATCCGGGTGTCGCCGTAGTCTGAGTCGGACAGCTCGATGAGGACCTCAGGGACAGGGATCGATCAGTGACGACAGCTTCGACGACTGGCAGTTCACCGACGGCGCCTGCGGCTCGACGCGAGCGGCGCGTGTGGATCACACTGGGTGCCGTCGCGCTTGCGGTCGGCGGTTATCTGACCGCCGCAGCGCTGGTGGCGAACTCCAGTGATCCGTCGGAGGCAGTGCACTCGTACCTCGCGGCGATCGCCGACGGCGATGCCTCCACCGCCGCGCAGATCGTCGACCCGGATGCATCCGGTATCGATGCGACGTACCTGACCGACGACATTCTCGGTGCTTCCACCGAGCGTATCGAGGTGGTGTCCGTCACCACGACCACGCATGAGGGCGACACCGCGGAGGTGAGGGCTGTGATGGAGCTCGCCTCGCAGACTTTCACCCATACGTTCACGATGACGCGAGATGCGGGTGCCTACTGGCTGCTGCAGCCGGGATGGCGACCCGACTCGCCGCTGACCGTCGAGGCGACCGTGGCCGTGCGGGACAGCATCTCCCTCACGGGTGTGGAGCAGGTCGATCTCGCCGGCACCGAACTCGAGCTCGCTGTGAAGGATGTCGCCGGGGTGTCTGCGGACTCGCGGTCGGAGCCGGTGCAGGTGTATCCCGCCGTCTATGACCTGATCGGCCCAGACCTGGGTACCTACTTCACAGTCGCGCCCGATGAGCTGGCAGCCGTCCCGCCGACAGCGACGGCCGAACTCTCGGTCGCGGCGACGGAGGCACTGCAGACGGCTCTGACGGATGCCGCGAACGACCGAGCCGACGCGTGTGTCGAACCCGGTACCTCGGCGGATGCGGCCTGTCCTCTGCTCCTGAGGCAACAGGATCCGTCGACGATCGGGGTCATCCAGGCGCCGTACAACGTGACCTTTCGAACCGACCACCGATTCATGATCGACGTCGTCTTCTGGTACCGCCCGGAGGGGGGAGCCTCGTCCGGAACCGGCACGACCGACTATAGGACCGATCTCATCGGCACGTACACGGTCGACGGAGACGACGTGACGGTCGAGTTCACCCCCTGGGAAGACCTCTGACAGCTACCGACGCGTGACGCGCCGAAGAACGATCGCTCCCGCCGGCGATGTCACCCGTTGATCCATCCCTGCATGTCGGTCCACACCGCAGTCAGGGCATCCTCGAGTGAGAGATCGGAGGGGCCCTCCAGCCATCGGTCCATCGCGAGGTCGAAACACGTCACGGCGAGGGCGGCCAGGGTATGTGCGTGCTCAGGGGCGATGCCGCGCTGGTTCAGTGACCGTTCGATGGCGCGCGCGAGGTAGTGACTGCGCAGAAGATCGCGTTCGTGCAGCGCGGGTTCGCTGCGGATGATGCTGCGTCGACGTCCGATCTGCTCCCGCCACTCCTGGAGGCCTCGGCATGCTGCCGCGAGGCCTGCGCGCACGGTGGCCGTCCCGCCGCGTTCCTGCGGGATGGACTCCATGAAGTCGCTCACCGCTTGGGGGAACTCGCGATCTCGGAGGAACAGGACATCCCGTTTGTCGGAGAAGTGGCGGAAGAACGTCCGCGTGGTCAGTCCCGCCGCCTCGGCGATCTGGGGAACCGTGGTTCCCGAGTACCCCTGGTCGGTGAACAGGTTCATCGCTGCAGCTTCCAACCGCAGTGCAGCATCCGGTGACCATCGAGGCATACAGCAATGATGACACGAACTGTCGTAAGCTCGATCGTGATGACACGAGATGTCATCGGATACGGAGAGCAGAGGAAAATGAGCGACAACACTGCGGCGTGGATCGATTCCGCCTATGCGGACCTGACGATTCGAGATGCCCCGATGCCGAAGCCGGGGGCGGGGCAGCTCTTGCTCGAGGTGCATGCGGTGGCGGTGAATCCGCTCGATGCGATCATCCAGTCCAACGGCACTGTCATGTACGGATGGTTGCGCTACCCGGTGATCCTCGGGGAGGACGTCGCGGGCGTGGTCGTCGAGACCGGAGCGGGCGTGGACGACTTCGCCGTCGGAGACCGCGTCGTGGCGTATGCGATGGGCTTGGAGAAGGGGCGGGATGCCGTCTCCGAGAGCGGCTTCCAGACCTACGTCGCGGTCGACGCGAGCCTGGCCGCCGCTCTGCCGGCCACCACCGCTTTCGAGGATGCCGCCGTCCTGCCGCTGGCGGTGTCCACAGCGGCGGCCGGCCTGTTCGAGAAGGAGCAGCTGGGACTGGACTACTCCCGTCTCGGAGACGCGGCGCATCGCGATGAGGTCGTCGTGATCTGGGGCGGCGCGACAGCCGTCGGAGGCAATGCGATCCAACTCGCCCGAGCGGCCGGTTATCGCGTCATCACGACGGCCTCTGCGAAGAACCACGACCGGATGAGGCGGCTGGGCGCAGAAGCCGCCTTCGACTATCGCGACCCGAAAGCGGCGAATCGCATCGTCGAAGCCGTCGGCGGTTCCGCCGTGGCGGGGATCCTCGCCGTCGCGGTGGGATCGGCCGAACCCTGTCTGAGGATCGCCCGCGCCACCGGTGCCACGCGGATCGCGATGGCGAGCCCTCCCGTCTCGTTCTACGAACAACCCCGGCGTGGCGGTCTCTCCCTCGCCCGCATCCGCCTCTTCCTGAAGCTCGGAACGAAGACCGCCCTCCTGCAGGTGCGCAGTCGCGCTCGCGGCATCAGGGCATCATTCATCTGGGGGAGCGCCATCGCCACGTCTCCCGTGGGTCCGGCCGTCTGGGGCGGGAATCTCCCTGCCGCTCTCGCTTCGGGCAGCCACCACCTCTACCCGGAGGCCCACATCGCAGGACACGGGCTTTCGGCCATCCAAGAAGCCATCGACACCCTTCGCCTTGGCGTATCGGCACGGAAACTCGTCATCACCCTCGACCACCCACCGACGAATCCGTGATGGATCTACGAGGAGGTGCCGGAGTGCGTCGCGGGAACAGCGAGCGGGGCGTCACATATATGGAGGGGCTGACGGGAATCGAACCCGCGCTATCTGCTTGGGAAGCAGAAGTTCTGCCATTGAACTACAGCCCCGTACCCGCATCCGAGGAGCGGGTGAACGCAAGCCTACCCGCACGATCCGTCATGGCCAAAGTGTCGGCCGCGTGTGGTGACTAGGCTGGGGCCGTGCTTCTCAGCGACCGCGACATCAGAGCAGAACTCGCCTCCGGCCACATCGGTCTCGACCCGCACGAGCCGGAGATGATCCAGCCGTCGAGCATCGACGTGCGCCTCGACCGCTACTTCCGTCTCTTCGACAACCACAAGTACCCGTTCATCGACCCGTCGGTCGATCAGCCGGAGCTGACTCGGCTGATCGAGGTCGACCCCGACGAGCCGTTCATCCTGCACCCCGGTGAGTTCGCGCTCGGCGCGACGTTCGAGCAGGTCTCGCTGGCCGATGACATCGCTGCCCGCCTCGAGGGCAAATCGTCACTCGGTCGCCTGGGGCTGATCACGCACTCGACCGCGGGCTTCATCGACCCCGGCTTCACGGGGCACGTGACGCTCGAGCTCGCGAATGTCGCGACGCTGCCGATCAAGCTGTGGCCGGGCATGAAGATCGGACAGTTGTGCTTCTTCCGGCTGACCTCTCCGGCTGAGAATCCGTACGGCTCCGGTCCGTACGGCAACCGCTACCAGGGACAGCGCGGGCCCACGGCATCCCGCTCGTTCCAGAACTTCCACAAGACCGACGTCGGAACGACCGACGTCGGAGCCGTAGGGGGCTGACATGAGCGGTGACAGCAGAGATCCGTACATCCCGTCGGAGGACGCTGTCGTTCCGCCGCCGCCGGCCGAGATCCCGATCCCCGACGGTCTGATCCCGCCGCCTCCGTCGGAGTCTGCGATTCCGGATGCGGTCATTCCGCCGCCTCCGTCGGAGTCTGCGATTCCGGATGCGGTGATCCCGCCGCCTCCCCCGGAGGCGATGCTTCCGTCGACGCGCCGATCGCGGCCGAAGCCGGCGATCCTCACCGGCGACCAGCCTGCACCGGTCGCGGAGGACTGGGCGCAGCCGTCCGTCGCGCCCGAGGCGCCGACGTCAGGCGGATACGGCGCGCTGACTTTCGTGATCTTCGCGTTCCTCATCGTCTTGCTCGTGGCAGCGATCGCCGGGGCCGTCTATCTCGGCACGAACGTGTCGTTCGCGCTGGCGACTGGCGAGCCTGCGACGGTCGACGGGTCGCTGTGGCATGGGTGATCTGAGATACGACCCCGAGGTCGATGCCGCCTATGTGACTCTGGGTGCTCCGATCGCCGACGGCGAGGTTGCACGAACCGTTCCGGTCGACCTGCCGGACGGCGTCTCGGGTGAGCTGTTCCTCGATTTCGACGAGGACGGCCATCTGCTCGGCATCGAACTCCTCGGTGCCTCTCGGTTGCTCCGTCCGGAGGGCCGCGCCGTCTGACATGCAGCGGGTTCCCGTCAGCTCAACCGCGACGCCCACATGTACGCGGGCACTGCCACGGCGACGACCACGAGGTGCATGACCATCAGCGCGATGACGGCGCTCACTGTCGTCCCGGGGATGAAGCGCAGGGCGAGCAGCAGAACGTCGGGGACGAACGACGCCACGGTCACGATCGGCACGACCATGGTGAGAGTGCGGCGGGGGTCGCGCGCGTGGCGGCGCACGAGCGACCATCCGATCCACCCGGCGACGACGCCCACGGTGGTGAACAGGCTGAAGGCGGGGAACGTCAGCGGGCCGTAGGTCGTCGGCGCGCCGGCGGCAACGGCGATGAGGGCGACCATGGAGTTCGCCGCGATCGCGATGGCCACGGCGGCGGCGAGTATGAGGGCGCGACGCAACCGTGAACCGGTGGCGTGCCGATCTCCGCGGGCGGTGGTGGTGACCATGACGACTCCTTCGCTGATCTTATTCCGGTACTGATCAGTACCGGATATAACGGTACTGCTCGATACCGGAACATACAATGGGGTGCGATGAGCGAAGACGAATCGAATCGGCGCGCAGGGCGTCCCCGCGACCCCGGCGTCGAGAGGGCGATCCTCGACGCGGTTCAGGAGCTCCTCATCGAGAACGGCTATGCCGGCACGACGATCGGCGCGGTCGCTGATCGTGCGCGCTGCGGACGGTCCGCCATCTACCGTCGCTGGGAGAACAAGGCCGAACTCGTCGTGGCGGCTGTCCGGGCGCTGCAGGTGACCGCCGCGGTTCCGGACACCGGAACGCTCCGCGGTGATCTCATCGCCGCGGCTATGCACTTCGCCCAGGCGGATGAACGGACGGCGGGCGTGCTCGCCAGCATCCTGAGCGAGATCGGCCGCGACGACGAGTTGCGCGACGTCGCCTATCGAGTGGTCGGGGGACCGCCCGTCGCAGCGCTCGGCGCGGTGATAGAGCGGTGGATCGAGCGGGGCGAGGTCCGGGCGGACGCTCCGGTCGCGCTCGTCGCGGGTCTCGTGCCGACCGCCGCGTTCGGCAGCATCAGTCTGCGCCGGCGTGCGCTCGAACCGGATGCGGTGGTGCAGCTGGTGGACGAAGTCGTCCTTCCCGCTCTCCGGTAGGAGGTGGCCCCATTCCCGGTGAACGGCGAACGCCCCGTTCGCCGGAGCGAACGGGGCGTTCTGTGGATCAGGTGCCTGCTGACGGATGCCGTCAGGCGTCGCGACCGCGGGAGAACCCGGCGTCGAAGCCGCGCTCATAGGCGTGCTGCGCCGCTCGGGCGACGCGGTGCTCGCCGTGGCGGGGCCCTTCGTGCCTGCTGTGCTCGTGCCCGCCGCCTGCGTGCCCGGCGCCTGCGCGACCGTGGTTCGCGCGATCGTGCGCGTCCGCGAAGCGGTCGTGCCCCGGGTGCCCGCGGTGTCCGCAGTCGTGGCCGCTGAGCTCGGCATCCGCTCCGTGCTCGTGCTCGTGCTCGTGCTCGGAGTCGAACCCGGGTGCGAAGCCGCGACCACGTCCGAACGGGTGTCCGTGGCGACGGCCGAAGCCACGTCCGGGACGGCCGGGGCCGAACCCGTGTTCGGGCGCGAAGCCGCGACCGAAGCCGCGGGGTCCGAAGCCGTGACGACGACCGCGTCCACGGGGGAGCGGAGTCTCTTCGTCCCAGCCGAACGCACGGGCGATCTGCTCGAGCGAGTTCATCGTGGTCTCGAGGTCTTCGGGGCTCACGGCGTCCGTGACCTTGGCGCGGATGCCGTCGACGATGCCGCCGAGGCGCTCCTTGGCCGCACGGCCGTCGTCGGTCAGCGTCCAGCCGTCGCCGTCGGCGACGACCCAGCCACGCTCGACGAGGGCGTGCAGCTTGTGGGCGTTCAGAGGGCGACGGGCGGGCGCGGTGCCATCGATGACGTTGAGGATCCGCCAGTCGCGGCGGCTGGCGTGCTCGCCCTCGAATGCGGAGTCGAACTCGGCCGCCATCAGGCGGTCGACGGCCTTCAGCCAGTAGCCGAAGGGGCGGTGGGTGCTGTCTGTGTTCTGAGTGTCAGAGGTGTTCATGAGTGGAATCCTTAGATGTCATGGGGCATGTGCTTGTCACTATGCATGTATATGTAGTGTGACATGCAGTAACGATCCATGTCAAGTCGCATGTAAAATCGAATTGTGAGCTCCGCTGAGAATGACCCCGCCGAGGCCATAGCCCGCGCCCTGTCGCGTCTGCGCGGACGACGTCCTGGCGAGCGCGGGCGTGGCCCGCGAGGCATGGGCGGGCCGCACGGGTGGCACGGCGGGCCGCACTCCGACCACGCGGACCATGACGACCACGCAGACGGTTCGGGCCATTCGGGCCATTCCGACCAGGGGCATCACGGGCACGGGCGGCCTGGGCACCCGGGCATGCCGCCCTGGATGAACGACCCGTCCGGACGCTTCGGCGGACCGGCTCGCATGCGGATGCTCGAGGCGCTCGCCGCGGCGTCGGCCCCGCTCAGCGTCAGTGACCTCGGTGCGGCGATCGGCGTCGACCAGCCCCGAGCATCGAGGCTCGTGCAGCAGGGGGTCGCACACGGCTTCGTGCGCCGTGAGGCCGACCCCGACGATGCGCGGCGCACCCGGATCGCGCTGACCGACGAGGGGCGGAAGATCGCCCGTGGGATGCGGGGCGAACGGCGAGAGGCGCTGGGGAAGGCGCTCGCGGCCTTCACCGATGACGAGCGCGACCAGCTCGCGACGCTGCTGAACAAGCTCGCCGACAACTGGGAGAGCTGAGCACGCACGTGACGTGCGCTGTCGGCCGGCGTTACCGATCGCCGGTGTTCCGCGATCGCTGACCGGTGTTCCGGAACGCTCATCCGGTGTTCCGGAATATGCTTCTGATCTGGTCGAAAAGTGCTCGATTCTGCGTTCTGAATGTCGGCGGCCCCGAGTTGGATGGAGTCATGTCATCCCGCACTCGCGCCCTCCTCGATCAGGTCGTCGCCGACCTCGATCGGGTGCTGTCCGATGACGCGCTCGCCGGATTGTCCGACGCAGAACGGGTGGAGGTGCTGCAGGCGGCGGGCGCAGCGTTCCGTCGGGTCGAGGCCGTGGTGGTCGAGACGATCGCGACGGGGGATGCGGTGGAGTTCCCGCATTCCACCGGATGCCGCACGCAGAGCGAACTGCTGCAGCGCACGCTGCTGACAGACCTGCGCGGGGCGACGCGCGTCGGGAAGGTCGTCGATCTGGTGCGGCGGAGGGTGAACCTGGTCTCCGGCGACCGCATGCCTGCACGGTGGCCGGCGCTGCGAGAGGCGATGCTCGACG is a genomic window containing:
- a CDS encoding ABC transporter permease; amino-acid sequence: MQYRTYVVRRIAQALLVIALVYTLVFFALFVLPGDPIENKLISPLNPLPPSAAEALRAYYHFDLSPVEQFFLAVSRLFQGDLGFSLVSNRPVSELVAQGLSDTIVLAAIAFVFTIVIALATALVAVYAPWKAVRSFASALPIASISAPSFLIGFVLLAVFSFQLGWVSSVRDEGFVSYVLPALTLALAVNGPLSQVLIQGLRKAADEPFVTVLRAKGRSESRIALGHVLKNGAIPSITMLALIVGELLAGAVIVEAVFTRTGLGFITFESVRDQDTPVVLAVVILISAIYVGINLITDLLYPILDPRIVTPGRVTAQSRRRSAAADGRSRPLGPSSSAPVQEESVLA
- a CDS encoding ABC transporter permease; protein product: MTTALDRLPASVHDTVDVEPSAFRRLTARLGFGDLLALLVLALVLLSVLAPGLLAPYDPLAPDDANPLAAPSAAHWFGTDYLGRDVLSRIVHGTGRTLLGSAVAVLIGLGVGTVLGLIAASFAGIVDAVISRIVDVLLSIPGLLLAMVVIVALGFGTLNAAVAVGISSIAAFTRIMRSEVLTVKDLPFVEASHHLGGSRLHVLIRHVLPNSYSAVLSLTALQFGLAIIWISGLSFLGYGAPPPEPEWGLLVSEGRQYVVSSPWLVIVPGLVIGVTVLAISRLSQLSRGRTAA
- a CDS encoding ABC transporter ATP-binding protein, giving the protein MTGTTHPHLAQHLGGQAAPGLHAVPERPLPLVVDSLAVGYSVPGSRRPLRSVSEISFEVGRGETVSLVGQSGSGKSTIARAVAGLLPVNGRVTSGRIQVAGHDVAQRSSRQWRPLRGTTLGFVPQDPLSSLDPLQRIGTQIAQAVAVSGEVARVDVPSKVVELLEHVGIRDAASRVRAYPHELSGGQLQRVLIAIAIAASPQLLIADEPTSALDVTVQRRILDLLDGLRDELGLGILFITHDLALAQERSDAIVVLQDGEIREQGRADEVLSDPRHPYTIRLLSDSPASSPLRYRDRIAQRDTRRETSDAGAEREAVVEVAGVSKRYGRDPDAPKALDDVSLTLRRGSIHALVGESGSGKSTLARIAAGLTSFDDGAVAVAGRDLPQTPSVANPFARQLQLVYQNPLSAVDPRSTIRQIIEEPLRIHGVRSAVERRRRVAEIIDQVALPASSLGRRAREVSGGQRQRVALARTLVIAPSVLVLDEPTSALDVSVQAQVIELLLDLRDERDLSYLFISHDLGLIRQIADEVTVLSDGRVVETGSADIVLEHPHHEYTRELLDAVPRFDTARSEEARLERVG
- a CDS encoding class I SAM-dependent methyltransferase, which codes for MSPQERAGATERASAQDVDALIAEADAASVDGWDFGWIDGHATEQRPTWRFSELLARRIAVVPSLLDLETGGGEVLDTAPTLPPLAAATESWPPNLTRAAARLQPRGVVVVRVTEGQPLPFADDSFALVSSRHPVAVDWAEVSRVLAPGGSYLAQHVGPASAFELVEEFLGPQPTEIRSRRDPEVEASEARAAGLDVVDLRTERLRIEFHDVGAIVWFLRKVIWLVPGFDSASHRERLQSLHERLQEGPFVAHSSRTLIEARKPRR
- a CDS encoding TetR/AcrR family transcriptional regulator; this translates as MNLFTDQGYSGTTVPQIAEAAGLTTRTFFRHFSDKRDVLFLRDREFPQAVSDFMESIPQERGGTATVRAGLAAACRGLQEWREQIGRRRSIIRSEPALHERDLLRSHYLARAIERSLNQRGIAPEHAHTLAALAVTCFDLAMDRWLEGPSDLSLEDALTAVWTDMQGWING
- a CDS encoding zinc-binding alcohol dehydrogenase family protein, which codes for MSDNTAAWIDSAYADLTIRDAPMPKPGAGQLLLEVHAVAVNPLDAIIQSNGTVMYGWLRYPVILGEDVAGVVVETGAGVDDFAVGDRVVAYAMGLEKGRDAVSESGFQTYVAVDASLAAALPATTAFEDAAVLPLAVSTAAAGLFEKEQLGLDYSRLGDAAHRDEVVVIWGGATAVGGNAIQLARAAGYRVITTASAKNHDRMRRLGAEAAFDYRDPKAANRIVEAVGGSAVAGILAVAVGSAEPCLRIARATGATRIAMASPPVSFYEQPRRGGLSLARIRLFLKLGTKTALLQVRSRARGIRASFIWGSAIATSPVGPAVWGGNLPAALASGSHHLYPEAHIAGHGLSAIQEAIDTLRLGVSARKLVITLDHPPTNP
- the dcd gene encoding dCTP deaminase; this encodes MLLSDRDIRAELASGHIGLDPHEPEMIQPSSIDVRLDRYFRLFDNHKYPFIDPSVDQPELTRLIEVDPDEPFILHPGEFALGATFEQVSLADDIAARLEGKSSLGRLGLITHSTAGFIDPGFTGHVTLELANVATLPIKLWPGMKIGQLCFFRLTSPAENPYGSGPYGNRYQGQRGPTASRSFQNFHKTDVGTTDVGAVGG
- a CDS encoding DUF2283 domain-containing protein, with product MGDLRYDPEVDAAYVTLGAPIADGEVARTVPVDLPDGVSGELFLDFDEDGHLLGIELLGASRLLRPEGRAV
- a CDS encoding DUF6069 family protein, with protein sequence MVTTTARGDRHATGSRLRRALILAAAVAIAIAANSMVALIAVAAGAPTTYGPLTFPAFSLFTTVGVVAGWIGWSLVRRHARDPRRTLTMVVPIVTVASFVPDVLLLALRFIPGTTVSAVIALMVMHLVVVAVAVPAYMWASRLS
- a CDS encoding TetR/AcrR family transcriptional regulator, translated to MSEDESNRRAGRPRDPGVERAILDAVQELLIENGYAGTTIGAVADRARCGRSAIYRRWENKAELVVAAVRALQVTAAVPDTGTLRGDLIAAAMHFAQADERTAGVLASILSEIGRDDELRDVAYRVVGGPPVAALGAVIERWIERGEVRADAPVALVAGLVPTAAFGSISLRRRALEPDAVVQLVDEVVLPALR